A genome region from Streptomyces antimycoticus includes the following:
- a CDS encoding NAD(P)/FAD-dependent oxidoreductase, which translates to MSVLNVEPVAAEDAAVVETDILIIGAGPSGLYGAYCAGFRGLRVAVMDVLPQRGGQISAMYPEKPIFDIAGFASVRGRDLVDNLVAQAETHGTRYLLGHRATELSYDDGLPVVRSDRGTTVRAGAVVITGGVGTFTPRPLPAGEDFLGRGQVYFVPDPTAHAGHDVVVVGGGDSAFDWAALLAPMARSVRLVHRTARFRAHRASVEKVRALGIEILTDSEVSGVYGGALLEEVEVRHRVTKDTARLPAQTVVAALGFIADLGPLRDWGLTLEARRIAVDTHMATNLPRVFAAGDITDYPGKVRLISVGFGEAATAVNNAATVIDPEAALFPGHSTEKEN; encoded by the coding sequence ATGAGCGTTCTCAACGTTGAGCCGGTCGCCGCGGAGGACGCGGCGGTGGTCGAGACGGACATCCTGATCATCGGCGCCGGCCCGTCGGGCCTGTACGGCGCCTACTGCGCGGGCTTCCGCGGGCTGCGTGTCGCCGTGATGGATGTGCTGCCCCAGCGCGGCGGCCAGATCAGCGCGATGTACCCGGAGAAACCGATCTTCGACATCGCCGGATTCGCCTCGGTCCGCGGCCGCGACCTGGTCGACAACCTGGTCGCGCAGGCGGAGACACACGGCACCCGCTATCTCCTCGGCCACCGCGCGACGGAGCTGTCCTACGACGACGGCCTGCCCGTGGTCCGCAGCGACCGGGGGACGACCGTACGGGCCGGGGCGGTGGTGATCACCGGGGGCGTGGGGACCTTCACTCCCCGCCCGCTGCCGGCCGGGGAGGACTTCCTCGGCCGCGGCCAGGTGTACTTCGTGCCCGACCCCACCGCCCACGCCGGCCATGACGTGGTGGTCGTCGGCGGTGGCGACAGCGCCTTCGACTGGGCGGCCCTGCTGGCCCCCATGGCGCGCTCGGTCCGGCTGGTGCACCGCACCGCGCGGTTCCGCGCCCACCGCGCGTCGGTGGAGAAGGTCCGGGCACTCGGCATCGAGATCCTCACGGACTCCGAGGTCAGCGGCGTGTACGGCGGCGCGCTGCTGGAGGAGGTCGAGGTCCGCCACCGCGTCACGAAGGACACCGCGCGCCTCCCCGCGCAGACCGTGGTGGCGGCCCTCGGCTTCATCGCCGACCTCGGCCCGCTGCGGGACTGGGGCCTCACCCTGGAGGCACGCCGGATCGCCGTGGACACCCACATGGCCACCAACCTCCCCCGCGTCTTCGCGGCCGGCGACATCACCGACTACCCGGGCAAGGTGCGCCTGATCTCCGTCGGCTTCGGCGAGGCCGCCACGGCCGTCAACAACGCCGCCACGGTCATCGACCCGGAGGCGGCGCTGTTCCCCGGGCATTCCACCGAGAAGGAGAACTGA
- a CDS encoding MaoC/PaaZ C-terminal domain-containing protein, translating to MTAPAAGTECPPRRYAHTSVQLFRFSAVSWNAHRIHYDAAFAASEGFPDTVVQSTLHGETLSRNALEWAGPGARLESVAWRNVATAVAGEQLIWAATVSSVEGARVRLDARILKADGSECVTGTVEVTLAG from the coding sequence ATGACGGCGCCCGCTGCCGGGACCGAGTGTCCGCCGCGCCGGTACGCCCACACCAGTGTGCAGCTGTTCCGCTTCAGCGCCGTGTCGTGGAACGCGCACCGGATCCATTACGACGCCGCGTTCGCGGCATCGGAGGGGTTTCCCGACACGGTCGTGCAGTCGACGTTGCACGGCGAGACGCTCAGCCGCAATGCCCTGGAATGGGCCGGGCCGGGCGCCCGGCTGGAGTCGGTGGCGTGGCGCAATGTGGCCACGGCGGTGGCCGGTGAGCAGCTGATCTGGGCCGCGACGGTGTCCTCGGTCGAGGGCGCGCGGGTCCGTCTGGACGCGCGCATCCTCAAGGCCGACGGCTCCGAGTGCGTCACGGGGACGGTGGAGGTGACGCTCGCCGGGTGA
- a CDS encoding MaoC family dehydratase N-terminal domain-containing protein, producing MTAPVVSSPALEQVLARARELIDQWRDEDCGTPTVKDFCRYAAALNDGEYIRRARAMEADGRPVEAPALFLAATMSWEDGPPEEELRPDGLARRESPCTEGLPVRQVHGGQSVRLVRPPVAGTRITATRAVVSARHKHGRSGEFVLLGVRTRFLSPDGSELTSVDETIVVLDATGGDR from the coding sequence GTGACGGCGCCCGTCGTGTCCTCCCCCGCTCTGGAGCAGGTGCTGGCACGGGCGCGGGAGCTGATCGACCAGTGGCGGGACGAGGACTGCGGCACCCCGACGGTCAAGGACTTCTGCCGTTACGCCGCCGCCCTCAACGACGGCGAGTACATCCGCCGGGCCCGCGCCATGGAAGCGGACGGCCGGCCCGTCGAGGCGCCCGCCCTGTTCCTCGCGGCCACCATGAGCTGGGAGGACGGCCCGCCGGAGGAGGAGTTGCGGCCGGATGGCCTCGCCCGGCGTGAGTCGCCGTGCACCGAAGGTCTCCCGGTGCGCCAGGTGCACGGCGGCCAGTCGGTGCGCCTGGTCCGGCCCCCGGTGGCCGGAACGCGGATCACGGCGACCCGTGCGGTCGTCTCCGCGCGGCACAAGCACGGACGGTCGGGTGAGTTCGTCCTCCTGGGCGTGCGGACCCGGTTCCTGTCGCCCGACGGGAGCGAGCTGACGTCCGTGGACGAGACGATCGTGGTGCTCGACGCCACCGGAGGTGACCGATGA
- a CDS encoding IclR family transcriptional regulator produces the protein MTVVPIDQAVRACPDPMNSVLGKVRSILEAFTADDDSLSLADLVRRSGVAKATVHRLSQELVEWGLLERAGCNYRLGLRLFEIGQRVHRQRILREVAQPYMEDLLLATRETIHFAIHDGLDVVYLEKILPHRGLSEESRVAGRLPLYCTATGKAILAHSPGSLFGEVIRSGLKPFTRHTITSPGRLRTQLDRVRDQGIATEAEEVRLGYMSMAVPVFGRQNTLAGALSITAPTYRVDAIAHASALRTAGLGISRSLRSAL, from the coding sequence ATGACCGTAGTCCCCATCGACCAAGCCGTCAGAGCCTGTCCCGACCCGATGAACTCCGTCCTCGGCAAGGTCCGGTCCATCCTGGAGGCGTTCACCGCCGACGACGACTCGCTCTCGCTCGCCGATCTGGTGCGCCGTTCGGGAGTGGCGAAGGCGACCGTCCACCGGCTGTCCCAGGAGCTGGTCGAATGGGGGCTGCTGGAGCGGGCGGGCTGCAACTACCGGCTCGGACTGCGCCTGTTCGAGATCGGGCAGCGGGTGCACCGGCAGCGCATCCTGCGGGAGGTGGCCCAGCCGTATATGGAGGATCTGCTGCTGGCCACGCGGGAGACCATCCACTTCGCCATCCATGACGGGCTGGACGTGGTGTACCTGGAGAAGATCCTCCCCCACCGGGGGCTGAGCGAGGAGTCGCGGGTGGCGGGGCGGCTTCCGCTGTACTGCACGGCGACCGGCAAGGCGATCCTCGCCCACTCCCCCGGCAGCCTGTTCGGCGAGGTGATCAGGAGCGGGCTCAAACCGTTCACCCGCCACACGATCACCTCCCCGGGCCGGCTGCGCACCCAGCTGGACCGCGTCCGCGACCAGGGCATCGCCACCGAGGCGGAGGAGGTCCGGCTCGGCTATATGAGCATGGCGGTCCCGGTCTTCGGCCGGCAGAACACCCTCGCCGGGGCCCTGTCGATCACGGCGCCGACCTACCGGGTGGACGCGATCGCCCATGCCAGCGCGCTGCGTACGGCGGGGCTTGGTATCAGCCGCTCGCTGAGGTCGGCGCTGTGA
- a CDS encoding alpha/beta fold hydrolase, with amino-acid sequence MSIWNELSGIDYRHAYVDTGDFKTRALQAGPEDGEHVVFLHGTTGHLEAFVRNIPAHAERYRCHSIDMLGHGYTGKPDRPAEIPLYVEHLMAYLDAVGAERAHLVGESLGGWVGSWAASEHPDRVASLQLLCMGGTKINPAIMERLKTSTSDAALKDDIAFTRERLRLLWAHWDEDLGEELTQIRYDIYHHPDFQRNLHNLLALQEPEARERNLLRPDRMGRIKAPTLVVWGNKNPLGDVPEAEAIAAAIPGARLEVFNECGHWPQHEKADLYNPLSLEFLAASSAT; translated from the coding sequence ATGAGCATCTGGAACGAGCTGTCGGGCATCGACTACCGGCACGCCTACGTCGACACCGGCGACTTCAAGACCCGCGCCCTGCAAGCCGGTCCCGAGGACGGCGAGCATGTGGTGTTCCTGCACGGGACGACCGGCCACCTGGAGGCGTTCGTACGGAACATCCCGGCGCACGCCGAGCGCTACCGCTGCCACTCCATCGACATGCTGGGCCACGGCTACACGGGCAAGCCCGACCGCCCGGCCGAGATCCCCCTGTACGTCGAGCACCTGATGGCCTATCTGGACGCCGTCGGCGCCGAGCGCGCCCATCTGGTCGGCGAGTCGCTGGGCGGTTGGGTGGGGTCGTGGGCCGCGAGCGAGCACCCGGACCGGGTCGCCTCCCTCCAGCTGCTGTGCATGGGCGGCACGAAGATCAACCCGGCGATCATGGAGCGGCTGAAGACGTCCACCAGCGACGCGGCCCTCAAGGACGACATCGCCTTCACCCGGGAGCGGCTGCGGCTGCTGTGGGCCCACTGGGACGAGGACCTGGGCGAGGAGCTGACCCAGATCCGTTACGACATCTACCACCACCCCGACTTCCAGCGGAACCTGCACAATCTGCTGGCGCTCCAGGAGCCGGAGGCCCGCGAGCGCAACCTGCTGCGGCCCGACCGCATGGGCCGGATCAAGGCGCCGACCCTGGTGGTGTGGGGCAACAAGAACCCGCTCGGCGACGTGCCGGAGGCCGAGGCCATCGCGGCGGCGATCCCCGGGGCGCGGCTCGAGGTGTTCAACGAGTGCGGCCACTGGCCGCAGCACGAGAAGGCCGATCTGTACAACCCGCTCAGCCTGGAGTTCCTCGCCGCGTCCTCGGCCACCTGA
- a CDS encoding catechol 1,2-dioxygenase yields the protein MTEIVLGVGASHSTLMNTHWEETYHKDRAERFRDALGQARDALAAARPDTVVLVGSNHFRGFWLDLIPSFTIGVDECIASGESGTPKGPQPVDRELALYLAGSLVERSGFDVAFSARLQIDHGQSHAVQYLLDGLDVDLVPLVVNVFAPPLPTLERCERLGRAIREAVLAFPGDRRVAVIGSGGLSHRLPWPDWRDPNGEDEEFMVGAWLNGRENWQDYDVRRREIIRAAEASLNPEFDEEFLSWMERGQAHRLTEYTTAELEKVAGNGAQELRTWLLMSALLDHIPGRRLAYEPMPEWLTGMGVAVLDPAQAPAQTSAQTSERQS from the coding sequence ATGACCGAGATCGTCCTGGGGGTCGGAGCGTCGCACAGCACGCTGATGAACACCCACTGGGAGGAGACGTACCACAAGGACCGCGCCGAGCGGTTCCGGGACGCCCTCGGCCAGGCGCGGGACGCGCTGGCCGCGGCCCGCCCCGACACGGTGGTCCTGGTCGGCTCCAACCACTTCCGGGGGTTCTGGCTCGACCTGATCCCCAGCTTCACCATCGGGGTGGACGAGTGCATCGCCAGCGGCGAGTCCGGCACCCCGAAGGGCCCGCAGCCGGTGGACCGGGAGCTGGCCCTCTACCTCGCGGGTTCGCTCGTGGAGCGGTCCGGTTTCGACGTGGCGTTCTCCGCCCGGCTGCAGATCGACCACGGCCAGTCGCACGCCGTCCAGTATCTGCTCGACGGGCTCGACGTCGACCTGGTACCGCTGGTGGTGAACGTCTTCGCGCCGCCGCTGCCCACCCTGGAGCGCTGCGAACGGCTGGGCCGGGCGATCCGGGAGGCGGTCCTGGCGTTCCCCGGCGACCGCCGGGTGGCCGTCATCGGCTCCGGCGGGCTGTCCCACCGGCTGCCCTGGCCGGACTGGCGCGACCCGAACGGCGAGGACGAGGAGTTCATGGTCGGGGCCTGGCTCAACGGCCGGGAGAACTGGCAGGACTACGACGTGCGCCGCCGCGAGATCATCCGGGCCGCCGAGGCGTCGCTCAACCCGGAGTTCGACGAGGAGTTCCTGTCCTGGATGGAACGGGGACAGGCGCACCGCCTCACCGAGTACACCACCGCGGAACTGGAGAAGGTGGCCGGCAACGGCGCCCAGGAGCTGCGCACCTGGCTGCTGATGTCCGCGCTGCTCGATCACATCCCGGGCCGGCGCCTGGCCTATGAACCGATGCCCGAGTGGCTCACCGGCATGGGGGTCGCCGTCCTCGATCCCGCGCAGGCCCCCGCACAGACCTCCGCGCAGACCAGCGAAAGGCAGTCATGA
- a CDS encoding peptidase dimerization domain-containing protein: MPWIGPELREDMRPAATVYDDLVTGLGASNPKGHAACVMMAVEAISLAGVPLTGDLVAAFGAGGMPTNARPVGTRLNTGQGAGCSFLLEQGVWTDYAVIAKPGWTVSWDEVGLVWFEVTVGGTHTYAGSRHRLPYDNAIARAGEVAAYLEKWFEGYAERHTSGTVAPQGIVSSIRGGWPRMAAVTPAVCTLMVDLRISPDITPMRAKREFMDALAALRAASPGLDVRAEMVLAIPGTRTPRESWIHRSATAAWEALEGREHEVIPGNSGATDANILRGRGIPTVRVGMPKVAEAPFEIDFARGMNTVSLRAMEKLTRHLIRTAVDTVTRSRDELEGAGA, translated from the coding sequence GTGCCGTGGATCGGCCCGGAGTTGCGCGAGGACATGCGCCCCGCGGCCACCGTCTACGACGACCTGGTCACCGGGCTCGGCGCCTCCAACCCCAAGGGCCACGCGGCGTGCGTGATGATGGCCGTCGAGGCGATCTCGCTGGCCGGTGTCCCGCTCACCGGTGACCTGGTCGCGGCCTTCGGCGCGGGCGGGATGCCCACCAACGCCCGGCCCGTGGGCACACGCCTCAACACCGGCCAGGGCGCCGGGTGTTCGTTCCTGCTGGAGCAGGGCGTGTGGACCGACTACGCGGTCATCGCCAAGCCCGGCTGGACCGTCTCGTGGGACGAGGTCGGACTGGTCTGGTTCGAGGTGACGGTCGGCGGCACCCACACCTACGCGGGCTCCCGCCACCGGCTCCCCTACGACAACGCCATCGCCCGCGCCGGGGAGGTGGCCGCGTACCTGGAGAAGTGGTTCGAGGGGTACGCCGAGCGGCACACCTCGGGCACGGTGGCGCCGCAGGGCATCGTCTCCTCCATCCGCGGCGGCTGGCCGCGGATGGCGGCGGTCACCCCCGCCGTGTGCACCCTCATGGTGGACCTGCGGATCAGCCCGGACATCACACCGATGCGGGCCAAGCGCGAGTTCATGGACGCGCTGGCCGCGCTGCGGGCCGCCTCGCCCGGGCTCGACGTCCGGGCGGAGATGGTGCTGGCGATCCCCGGCACCCGCACCCCGCGCGAATCGTGGATCCACCGCAGCGCCACGGCCGCCTGGGAGGCGCTGGAGGGGCGCGAGCACGAGGTGATCCCCGGGAACAGCGGCGCCACCGACGCCAACATCCTGCGCGGCCGCGGCATCCCCACGGTGCGGGTCGGCATGCCCAAGGTGGCGGAGGCGCCGTTCGAGATCGACTTCGCCCGCGGCATGAACACGGTGTCGCTGCGGGCCATGGAGAAGCTCACGCGCCATCTGATCCGCACGGCCGTGGACACCGTCACCCGGTCCCGCGACGAGCTGGAAGGAGCAGGGGCATGA
- a CDS encoding Rieske 2Fe-2S domain-containing protein, with protein MLGSTENRQQEDTHDDGRGLSRHGHPARSRRRKPAEPGRQDWSSWPHYDGAAAGFRGYWYPVTWSSQVTGKPLPFTICGERIALIRDNGTAYALHNRCPHRGVPLSEGNQQFPGTVSCPYHGWTFDLPTGRLSAVITDGPECRLTGKLGVRTYPVEERLGMVWVYIPIADEEPHSIDSQLPEELVSNAFVMGGRIEPRGGNWRFACENGFDEGHAKYLHRTALWRLFKPMPTWNITRIVPRGRWIFRVQDEVHWDAEFPGVGRWSNKRWWKMQPPKETFNIGNTGKADSVDPTIEAQDFPGFASLSMPGVLRIAYPKFIHYEFYVPVDEDNHRYVGVMVNFTEGWETLRFYAKYLGAIRWLFHGQFSGQDAWMVDVTDAPPEKLYRPDISLTAWRNLSEEEYGKKLAAVDGASAPEEKA; from the coding sequence ATGCTCGGGTCCACCGAAAACCGGCAGCAGGAGGACACGCACGATGACGGTCGAGGACTCTCCCGACACGGCCACCCCGCCCGGAGCCGCCGCAGAAAACCCGCCGAACCCGGTCGCCAGGACTGGTCGTCCTGGCCCCATTACGACGGTGCGGCAGCGGGCTTCCGTGGCTACTGGTATCCGGTCACCTGGTCCAGCCAGGTCACGGGGAAGCCGCTGCCGTTCACCATCTGCGGCGAGCGGATCGCGCTGATCCGCGACAACGGCACGGCGTACGCCCTGCACAACCGGTGCCCGCACCGCGGTGTGCCGCTGTCCGAGGGCAACCAGCAGTTCCCGGGCACGGTGAGCTGCCCGTACCACGGCTGGACCTTCGACCTGCCCACCGGGCGGCTGTCGGCGGTCATCACCGACGGCCCCGAGTGCCGGCTGACCGGCAAGCTGGGCGTGCGCACCTACCCGGTCGAGGAACGCCTCGGCATGGTGTGGGTGTACATCCCGATCGCCGACGAGGAGCCGCACTCGATCGACTCCCAGCTTCCGGAAGAGCTCGTCTCCAACGCCTTCGTGATGGGCGGGCGGATCGAGCCGCGCGGTGGCAACTGGCGGTTCGCCTGCGAGAACGGCTTCGACGAGGGCCACGCCAAGTATCTGCACCGCACGGCCCTGTGGCGGCTGTTCAAGCCCATGCCGACCTGGAACATCACCCGGATCGTGCCGCGCGGCCGGTGGATCTTCCGGGTCCAGGACGAGGTCCACTGGGACGCCGAGTTCCCGGGGGTGGGCCGCTGGTCCAACAAGCGGTGGTGGAAGATGCAGCCGCCGAAGGAGACCTTCAACATCGGCAACACCGGCAAGGCCGACAGCGTCGACCCGACGATCGAGGCGCAGGACTTCCCCGGGTTCGCCTCCCTGTCGATGCCGGGCGTGCTGCGCATCGCCTACCCCAAGTTCATCCACTACGAGTTCTACGTCCCGGTCGACGAGGACAACCACCGCTATGTCGGCGTGATGGTCAACTTCACCGAGGGCTGGGAGACCCTGCGCTTCTACGCCAAGTACCTCGGCGCGATCCGCTGGCTGTTCCACGGTCAGTTCTCCGGCCAGGACGCGTGGATGGTCGATGTCACCGACGCCCCGCCGGAGAAGCTCTACCGGCCCGATATCTCGCTCACCGCCTGGCGGAATCTGAGCGAGGAGGAGTACGGCAAGAAGCTGGCCGCGGTCGACGGTGCGTCCGCACCCGAAGAGAAGGCATGA
- a CDS encoding quinone oxidoreductase family protein has translation MSHPTSQSLVLEEFGTLPRLVERPVPEPRPGHTLVRMKSAAVSHLDLNVVDGKFGILPDLPSIPGTAGSGTVVASDVHPEGSLVLLRGKALGMRRDGAWSEHALVPDAAVEAVPEGTDPAMACCYFSPAGTAWASVHAVAGVQPGERVLVTGRPVRWGRSPCRSRPGPEPR, from the coding sequence GTGAGCCACCCGACGTCACAATCCCTGGTGCTGGAGGAGTTCGGCACCCTGCCGCGGCTCGTCGAGCGGCCGGTCCCCGAGCCACGGCCCGGCCACACCCTGGTGCGGATGAAGTCGGCCGCCGTCAGCCACCTCGATCTGAACGTCGTCGACGGCAAGTTCGGCATCCTCCCCGACCTGCCGTCGATTCCCGGCACCGCCGGCAGCGGCACCGTCGTCGCCTCCGACGTCCACCCCGAGGGAAGCCTCGTCCTCCTCCGCGGCAAGGCCCTCGGAATGCGCCGCGACGGTGCCTGGAGCGAGCACGCGCTGGTCCCCGACGCCGCCGTGGAGGCCGTGCCCGAGGGCACGGACCCCGCAATGGCCTGCTGTTACTTCTCCCCGGCGGGGACGGCGTGGGCCTCGGTGCACGCCGTGGCGGGCGTCCAGCCCGGGGAGCGGGTCCTGGTGACCGGGCGGCCGGTGCGGTGGGGGCGCTCACCGTGCAGGTCGCGGCCCGGGCCGGAGCCGAGGTGA
- a CDS encoding zinc-binding dehydrogenase: MQVAARAGAEVIGVVGRPAKLPHVPAPAKVVLAADLSADAVGGPVDVVIDTVGGPVLRDSLPLVRPRGRVALVGYTAGREFTVDLADFLLADVSLLPVNLMTRGKEVAADTKRMLGDLTSGELTLPIEHHRIDGLAEAVARLRSGEAIGKVVLDLG; encoded by the coding sequence GTGCAGGTCGCGGCCCGGGCCGGAGCCGAGGTGATCGGCGTGGTGGGCCGCCCCGCCAAACTGCCGCATGTCCCGGCCCCGGCCAAGGTGGTGCTCGCCGCCGACCTGTCCGCCGACGCGGTCGGAGGCCCGGTGGACGTCGTCATCGACACCGTGGGCGGGCCGGTCCTGCGCGACTCCCTGCCGCTGGTGCGTCCCCGCGGCCGGGTCGCCCTCGTCGGCTACACCGCGGGCCGGGAGTTCACCGTGGACCTGGCGGACTTCCTCCTCGCCGATGTGTCGCTGCTGCCCGTGAACCTGATGACCCGTGGGAAGGAGGTTGCCGCCGACACCAAGCGGATGCTCGGCGACCTCACCTCCGGAGAGCTCACCCTGCCCATCGAGCACCATCGCATCGACGGCCTGGCGGAAGCCGTGGCACGCCTGCGGTCCGGGGAGGCGATCGGCAAGGTGGTCCTCGATCTCGGCTGA
- a CDS encoding acyl dehydratase, protein MRVHTGQPVPPVEFTPDAVTLLRFGAVTRNAHRIHYDTGFARSEGLDGPVVMAQLHGCLMHRAAMSFAGPGGQVLEVGWQNRAPALAGERLVVSGTVGEVDPETGRVTLELVEHGGRGDVVCCRGTAVVLMG, encoded by the coding sequence ATGAGGGTGCACACGGGGCAGCCCGTACCACCGGTGGAGTTCACCCCGGATGCCGTCACGCTGCTGCGGTTCGGGGCGGTCACCCGCAATGCCCACCGCATCCACTACGACACCGGGTTCGCGCGTTCCGAGGGGCTGGACGGCCCGGTCGTCATGGCGCAGCTGCACGGCTGTCTGATGCACCGGGCCGCCATGAGCTTCGCGGGTCCGGGCGGACAGGTGCTGGAGGTCGGGTGGCAGAACCGGGCCCCGGCCCTCGCCGGGGAGCGGCTCGTGGTGAGCGGTACGGTCGGCGAGGTCGATCCGGAGACGGGGCGGGTCACCCTGGAGCTGGTCGAACACGGTGGGCGGGGTGATGTGGTGTGCTGCCGGGGCACGGCCGTGGTCCTGATGGGCTGA
- a CDS encoding FAS1-like dehydratase domain-containing protein yields MSAWEVAEERARAAIGRPEHRDLGVVRAEDAAEFARSAGETGPRLVDPGHPDFTVHPMYLVSLLRGAGGAGQEEFRPDGMYRDEVPGTDGLDVRLMAGGQEVRFSGEVRAGDRIQVRRVLTDVERKGSGTPFLLLTVEKTYTAERGTLVRVRERFIVR; encoded by the coding sequence ATGTCCGCGTGGGAAGTTGCCGAGGAACGGGCCAGGGCGGCGATCGGCCGCCCGGAACACCGGGACTTGGGGGTCGTACGGGCCGAGGACGCGGCGGAGTTCGCGCGCTCGGCCGGGGAGACCGGACCGCGTCTGGTCGACCCCGGCCACCCGGACTTCACCGTCCACCCGATGTACCTGGTGAGCCTGTTGCGCGGCGCGGGAGGCGCCGGCCAGGAGGAGTTCCGGCCGGACGGCATGTACCGCGATGAGGTCCCGGGCACCGACGGCCTGGATGTGCGGCTGATGGCGGGCGGCCAAGAGGTCCGGTTCAGCGGCGAGGTGAGGGCGGGCGACCGGATCCAGGTCCGCCGGGTCCTCACGGATGTCGAACGCAAGGGCAGCGGAACGCCGTTCCTGCTGCTGACCGTCGAGAAGACGTACACGGCGGAACGGGGCACGCTCGTCCGGGTGCGGGAGAGGTTCATCGTCCGATGA